One window of the Thermoleophilaceae bacterium genome contains the following:
- a CDS encoding MBL fold metallo-hydrolase codes for MERQIGRGPKGVRVEPVAGGVWVVRGGFPKKLMNVYLLEDDGGVTVFDAGIHDMVDGIKAAAAGMGGIKRVVLGHAHEDHRGAAPGLGAPVFCHEADRRYAEDPLRPHTDYFDMSKIEPALMRFLYPRFLRLWDGGPCEVAGTVAEGDDVAGFRVVHLPGHAPGLIGLWRESDRLALVTDTFYTLDPMKITSPSGPPRVPHRAFNRDTDEARASIRKLAAMEPAAAWPGHADPVTGDVRAQLERAANAA; via the coding sequence ATGGAGCGCCAGATCGGCCGGGGCCCCAAGGGCGTCAGAGTCGAACCCGTCGCCGGCGGCGTCTGGGTCGTGCGCGGCGGCTTCCCGAAGAAGCTGATGAACGTCTACCTGCTGGAGGACGACGGCGGGGTCACCGTCTTCGACGCGGGAATCCACGACATGGTGGACGGCATCAAGGCTGCCGCGGCGGGGATGGGCGGCATCAAGCGCGTGGTGCTGGGCCACGCGCACGAGGACCATCGCGGCGCGGCGCCGGGTCTGGGCGCACCGGTGTTCTGCCACGAGGCGGACAGGCGCTACGCCGAGGATCCGCTGCGCCCGCACACCGACTACTTCGACATGTCGAAGATCGAGCCCGCCCTCATGCGCTTCCTCTACCCGCGCTTCCTCCGGCTCTGGGACGGCGGCCCGTGCGAGGTGGCCGGCACCGTGGCGGAGGGGGACGACGTGGCCGGATTCCGCGTGGTGCACCTGCCGGGCCACGCCCCCGGGCTGATCGGCCTCTGGCGCGAGTCGGACCGCCTCGCGCTGGTCACCGACACCTTCTACACGCTCGACCCGATGAAGATCACGAGCCCCTCCGGGCCGCCGCGCGTGCCTCACAGGGCGTTCAACCGGGACACCGACGAGGCGCGCGCGTCGATCCGCAAGCTGGCCGCCATGGAGCCGGCCGCCGCCTGGCCCGGCCACGCCGACCCCGTCACGGGGGACGTGCGGGCGCAGCTCGAGCGCGCCGCCAACGCAGCCTGA
- a CDS encoding amino acid ABC transporter ATP-binding protein has translation MGGDHLVELRQVRKSFGDNLVLDGIDLRLDRGEAIVVAGPSGSGKSTLLRCINGLETVDSGEIRFDDQPVSQAGKGIHRLRAEIGMVFQQFNLFPHKTVLDNIVLAPVEVRGMERAAARDLAERLLDRVGIPEKAAAYPADLSGGQQQRVAIARALAMEPKLMLFDEPTSALDPEMIREVLDVMRDLARDGMTMVVVTHEMGFAREVCDRIVFVDYGQIVEQGPPDEFFAAAKSDRAREFVDKIIHH, from the coding sequence ATGGGAGGAGACCATCTCGTCGAGCTCCGCCAGGTCCGCAAGAGCTTCGGGGACAACCTCGTGCTCGACGGCATCGACCTGAGGCTCGACCGCGGCGAGGCCATCGTGGTCGCCGGCCCCTCGGGCTCGGGCAAGTCCACGCTGCTGCGCTGCATCAACGGGCTCGAGACGGTCGACTCCGGCGAGATCCGCTTCGACGATCAGCCGGTCAGCCAGGCCGGCAAGGGCATCCACCGCCTGCGCGCCGAGATCGGCATGGTCTTCCAGCAGTTCAACCTCTTCCCGCACAAGACCGTGCTCGACAACATCGTGCTCGCCCCTGTCGAGGTGAGGGGGATGGAGCGCGCGGCCGCCCGCGACCTCGCCGAGCGGCTGCTCGATCGCGTCGGGATCCCGGAGAAGGCCGCTGCGTACCCCGCCGACCTCTCGGGCGGCCAGCAGCAGCGGGTGGCGATCGCCCGCGCGCTGGCAATGGAGCCCAAGCTCATGCTCTTCGACGAGCCCACCTCGGCGCTCGACCCGGAGATGATCCGGGAGGTGCTCGACGTCATGCGCGACCTCGCCCGCGACGGCATGACGATGGTCGTCGTCACGCATGAGATGGGATTCGCCAGAGAGGTCTGCGACCGCATAGTTTTCGTCGACTACGGGCAGATCGTGGAGCAGGGACCTCCGGACGAGTTCTTCGCGGCCGCGAAGAGCGATCGCGCCCGGGAGTTCGTCGACAAGATCATTCATCACTGA
- a CDS encoding glutamate ABC transporter substrate-binding protein, which yields MRQRSSWRVIALAVFALLVLVAAGCGDDDDDEGNGDGAQQAEVEQFPADTTMGRIQREGEIVIGVKFDVPPFGFRNPQSGDVEGFDIDRGREIAEALGVEPRFIEAISDNRIPFLRDGTADLILSTMTITAERDEEIDFSEPYYIARGRILVREGSDIQGVDDLAGNSVCTALGSTYDETLQEQAPDADRRLVDSYSECLELIQNEAVDAVSTDDVILTGMIVQDDTLQLVGDELTTEPYGAGLTEGDTAFKEFVDGVLAESKQDGRWAESYEEWVGQYTGEEQEPPTMSLEEALELTE from the coding sequence ATGAGGCAGAGGTCGAGCTGGCGCGTCATCGCGCTTGCGGTCTTCGCGCTGCTCGTGCTGGTAGCGGCGGGCTGCGGCGACGACGACGACGACGAGGGCAACGGCGACGGTGCCCAGCAGGCGGAGGTCGAGCAGTTCCCCGCCGACACCACGATGGGCCGGATCCAGCGCGAGGGCGAGATCGTGATCGGCGTGAAGTTCGACGTGCCGCCGTTCGGCTTTCGGAACCCGCAGAGCGGCGACGTCGAGGGCTTCGACATCGACCGCGGGCGGGAGATCGCCGAGGCGCTCGGCGTGGAGCCGCGCTTCATCGAGGCGATCTCCGACAACCGCATCCCCTTCCTCCGGGACGGCACCGCGGACCTGATCCTCTCGACCATGACCATCACCGCCGAGCGCGACGAGGAGATCGACTTCTCCGAGCCGTACTACATCGCCCGCGGCCGGATCCTCGTACGGGAGGGCTCGGACATCCAGGGCGTCGACGACCTCGCGGGCAACAGCGTCTGCACGGCGCTGGGCTCGACCTACGACGAGACGCTCCAGGAGCAGGCTCCCGACGCCGACCGCCGGCTGGTGGACTCCTACTCCGAGTGCCTCGAGCTGATCCAGAACGAGGCCGTGGACGCCGTCTCCACCGACGACGTGATCCTCACGGGCATGATCGTCCAGGACGACACGCTGCAGCTCGTGGGCGACGAGCTCACCACGGAGCCCTACGGTGCCGGGCTCACGGAGGGCGACACCGCGTTCAAGGAGTTCGTGGACGGCGTCCTCGCCGAGTCCAAGCAGGACGGCCGCTGGGCCGAGTCGTATGAGGAGTGGGTCGGGCAGTACACGGGCGAGGAGCAGGAGCCGCCCACGATGTCGCTCGAGGAGGCGCTCGAGCTGACCGAGTAG
- a CDS encoding amino acid ABC transporter permease: MTELWEVLTEHLPELSSGLWVTIRIVAVAFVIAMVVGTLVAALRVAPSKWVQRAGGIYVETFRNIPLLVLLFISFAGLRRAGVPINAWVAGTASLGLYTAAYVAEVLRSGVFSVSRGQIEASLSLGFTYPQTLRRIVLPQAFRTVVSPLGSLVIAMIKNSAIIGVSLLALPDLLKEARIAQSRTFQTDEIFFWAAVGYLLLTASATLAVRYLERRFAIRR, translated from the coding sequence ATGACCGAACTCTGGGAGGTGCTCACCGAGCACCTCCCCGAGCTCAGCTCCGGGCTCTGGGTGACCATCCGGATCGTGGCGGTCGCCTTCGTGATCGCCATGGTCGTCGGAACCCTGGTGGCGGCGCTGCGGGTGGCCCCGTCGAAGTGGGTGCAGCGCGCCGGCGGCATCTACGTAGAGACGTTCCGCAACATCCCGCTGCTGGTCCTCCTGTTCATCTCGTTCGCCGGGCTGCGGCGCGCGGGGGTGCCGATCAATGCCTGGGTGGCGGGCACGGCGAGCCTCGGCCTGTACACGGCCGCCTACGTCGCCGAGGTCCTGCGCTCGGGCGTGTTCTCGGTCAGCCGCGGGCAGATCGAGGCGTCGCTGTCGCTCGGCTTCACGTACCCGCAGACGCTGCGCCGGATCGTGCTGCCGCAGGCGTTCCGCACCGTGGTCTCCCCGCTCGGGAGCCTCGTGATCGCGATGATCAAGAACTCGGCGATCATCGGCGTCTCGCTGCTCGCGCTTCCCGACCTGCTCAAGGAGGCGCGCATCGCCCAGTCACGCACGTTCCAGACCGACGAGATCTTCTTTTGGGCGGCCGTCGGCTACCTGCTGCTCACAGCGAGCGCCACGCTCGCCGTCCGCTACCTCGAGCGCCGGTTCGCGATCCGCCGATGA
- a CDS encoding amino acid ABC transporter permease codes for MSYLVDPGNWEWLVSGNNLRFLLEGFAVNLEIAAIAIVFSLGFGLLLALARISRFRLLSAAAGAWVDVWRNLPLIFIILYLALGLPEPWRDAYEDVVPGFLPEVLQSGRVLAALLGLVLYNSAVLAEVMRAGILSLDRGQGEAASALGLTYRQSMRHVILPQGLRRMVPATVSQLITLNKDTTLVSIIAIQEVMRHGRIVTSANFFGGIQAPVLQVFIFIGLLFIVVNLALSRLSRRLEVRERRRTGTTLARVRGIEDQVATEPA; via the coding sequence ATGAGCTACCTCGTCGACCCCGGCAACTGGGAGTGGCTCGTCAGCGGGAACAACCTGCGCTTCCTGCTCGAGGGCTTCGCCGTGAACCTGGAGATCGCCGCGATCGCGATCGTGTTCTCGCTCGGCTTCGGGCTGCTCCTCGCGCTGGCGCGGATCTCCCGCTTCCGGCTGCTGTCGGCCGCCGCCGGCGCGTGGGTGGACGTCTGGCGCAACCTGCCGCTGATCTTCATCATCCTCTACCTCGCGCTGGGCCTGCCCGAGCCGTGGCGAGACGCCTACGAGGACGTGGTCCCGGGCTTCCTCCCCGAGGTGCTCCAGTCGGGACGCGTGCTCGCCGCGCTGCTCGGGCTCGTGCTCTACAACTCGGCGGTGCTGGCCGAGGTCATGCGCGCGGGCATCCTCTCGCTCGACCGCGGCCAGGGGGAGGCGGCCTCGGCGCTGGGGCTCACCTACCGCCAGTCGATGCGCCACGTGATCCTGCCCCAGGGCCTGCGGCGGATGGTGCCGGCCACCGTGTCGCAGCTCATCACCCTGAACAAGGACACGACGCTGGTGAGCATCATCGCCATCCAGGAGGTCATGCGCCACGGCCGGATCGTGACCAGCGCGAACTTCTTCGGCGGAATTCAGGCGCCGGTCCTGCAGGTCTTCATCTTCATCGGGCTGCTGTTCATCGTCGTGAACCTGGCACTGTCGCGCCTGTCGCGCCGGCTCGAGGTCCGGGAGCGCCGCCGCACCGGCACGACCCTCGCGCGCGTGCGCGGGATCGAGGACCAGGTGGCGACGGAGCCTGCCTAG
- a CDS encoding acyl-CoA dehydrogenase family protein produces MTTAEAVLKPDHGSSRKHFIFTEEHERLRESIGRFVEKELTPHAEKWEEETFEDWVFTRMGELGFLGLSMPEEYGGQGGDYFANLVLAEEMPKSNSGGLTMGIAVHTDMAMPPIHLFGSEEQKQRYLVPAIRGENILCLGITEPDAGSDVSGIKTRAVRDGDDWVINGSKTYITNGHRANTIVLVTKTDPDAGYDGFTLFLVDMDSPGVIREKKLEKLGMHASDTALLAFSDVRVPGDAVLGQEGKGFYHIMWELQGERLIGAAGCVAGAQRCFDRTLQYAQEREAFGRQIGHFQVIRHKFAEMATKIETARQMVYMTAWRFNNGEYPVREISMAKLYASRIACEVADECIQIHGGAGYMKEYGVERVWRDMRLNRIGAGTDEIMLDVIGRSYGL; encoded by the coding sequence ATGACCACAGCCGAAGCCGTCCTCAAGCCCGACCACGGGTCCTCCCGCAAGCACTTCATCTTCACCGAGGAGCACGAGCGGCTTCGGGAATCCATCGGCCGGTTCGTGGAGAAGGAGCTGACCCCCCACGCCGAGAAGTGGGAGGAGGAGACGTTCGAGGACTGGGTCTTCACGCGCATGGGCGAGCTCGGCTTCCTCGGCCTGTCCATGCCCGAGGAGTACGGGGGCCAGGGCGGCGACTACTTCGCGAACCTGGTCCTCGCGGAGGAGATGCCGAAGTCGAACTCCGGCGGGCTCACCATGGGCATCGCGGTGCACACGGACATGGCCATGCCGCCCATCCACCTGTTCGGCAGCGAGGAGCAGAAGCAGCGCTACCTCGTCCCCGCCATCCGGGGAGAGAACATCCTCTGCCTGGGCATCACCGAGCCCGACGCCGGCTCGGACGTGTCCGGCATCAAGACCCGCGCGGTCCGGGACGGCGACGACTGGGTGATCAACGGGTCGAAGACCTACATCACCAACGGGCACCGGGCCAACACGATCGTGCTCGTCACCAAGACCGATCCGGACGCCGGCTATGACGGCTTCACGCTCTTCCTCGTGGACATGGACTCGCCGGGCGTGATCCGCGAGAAGAAGCTCGAGAAGCTCGGCATGCACGCGTCGGACACCGCGCTGCTCGCCTTCTCGGACGTCCGCGTGCCGGGCGACGCCGTGCTCGGCCAGGAGGGCAAGGGCTTCTACCACATCATGTGGGAGCTCCAGGGCGAGCGCCTGATCGGCGCCGCGGGCTGCGTCGCGGGCGCCCAGCGCTGCTTCGACCGCACGCTCCAGTACGCGCAGGAGCGCGAGGCGTTCGGGCGCCAGATCGGCCACTTCCAGGTCATCCGCCACAAGTTCGCCGAGATGGCCACGAAGATCGAGACGGCGCGGCAGATGGTCTACATGACCGCGTGGCGCTTCAACAACGGCGAGTACCCCGTGCGCGAGATCTCGATGGCCAAGCTGTACGCGTCGCGCATCGCCTGCGAGGTGGCCGACGAGTGCATCCAGATCCACGGCGGCGCCGGCTACATGAAGGAGTACGGCGTGGAGCGCGTGTGGCGCGACATGCGCCTCAACCGCATCGGGGCCGGCACGGACGAGATCATGCTCGACGTCATCGGCCGCTCGTACGGCCTCTAG
- a CDS encoding CAP domain-containing protein codes for MASCLRPALMACALLLAAPAFAGASETERRVLAEINDLRAANGVEAVRRSRSLARSAGRYATHILRVDRAHHHSQVWASSRFRLTGENIAWESGSRRDAERVVTLWAESASHRKVLLDPRFTWGGVGREYGRLGSRRATVWVVHLGRR; via the coding sequence ATGGCCTCCTGTTTGCGCCCGGCGCTGATGGCCTGCGCCCTGCTGCTTGCCGCTCCCGCCTTCGCGGGGGCATCCGAGACCGAACGGCGCGTCCTGGCCGAGATCAACGACCTCCGCGCCGCCAACGGAGTGGAGGCCGTCCGGCGCTCGCGCAGCCTGGCGCGCTCTGCCGGGCGCTACGCGACGCACATCCTGCGCGTCGACCGCGCCCATCATCACAGCCAGGTGTGGGCCAGCAGCCGCTTCCGGCTGACCGGCGAGAACATCGCGTGGGAGTCCGGCAGCAGGCGCGACGCCGAGCGCGTGGTGACGCTGTGGGCGGAGTCTGCGTCGCACCGGAAAGTGCTCCTCGACCCGCGCTTCACCTGGGGCGGCGTGGGCCGCGAGTACGGGCGGCTCGGCTCCCGCCGCGCGACCGTCTGGGTGGTGCACCTGGGCCGGCGCTGA
- a CDS encoding enoyl-CoA hydratase/isomerase family protein, producing MAYDTISYDAADGGVATITLDQPDTRNALSNELLDELIDAFATANADDAVRAVVLTSSHDKVFSSGANLAGFGADVALVHKHAASERLVTILGSIGAGKPTICAANGHVLAGALGIALACDLIVAKDSAQFGTPEINVGAFPYMIMALIYRNVGRKKTNELLLLGDRVSATEAERIGIVNRVLPDAEFEDGVREWAEKLASKSPLIMGLGKQAMFRQQDMPLADALEFLHSQLTITMSTEDLVEGVTAFFEKRDPVWKGR from the coding sequence GTGGCCTACGACACGATCAGCTACGACGCCGCGGACGGCGGCGTCGCCACCATCACGCTGGACCAGCCCGACACGCGCAACGCGCTCTCCAACGAGCTGCTCGACGAGCTGATCGACGCGTTCGCCACCGCCAACGCCGACGACGCCGTGCGGGCGGTCGTGCTCACCTCCTCCCACGACAAGGTGTTCTCCTCCGGCGCCAACCTCGCGGGCTTCGGCGCCGACGTCGCGCTGGTGCACAAGCACGCCGCCAGCGAGCGGCTGGTCACGATCCTCGGCTCGATCGGCGCGGGCAAGCCCACGATCTGCGCGGCCAACGGGCACGTGCTGGCGGGGGCGCTCGGCATCGCGCTGGCGTGCGACCTGATCGTGGCCAAGGACAGCGCGCAGTTCGGCACGCCCGAGATCAACGTGGGCGCCTTCCCGTACATGATCATGGCGCTGATCTACCGCAACGTTGGCCGCAAGAAGACCAACGAGCTGCTGCTGCTGGGCGACCGCGTGAGCGCGACCGAGGCCGAGCGCATCGGCATCGTCAACCGCGTGCTGCCCGACGCGGAGTTCGAGGACGGCGTGCGCGAGTGGGCGGAGAAGCTGGCCTCGAAGTCGCCGCTCATCATGGGCCTGGGCAAGCAGGCGATGTTCCGCCAGCAGGACATGCCGCTGGCCGACGCCCTCGAGTTCCTCCACAGCCAGCTCACCATCACGATGTCCACGGAGGACCTGGTGGAGGGCGTCACGGCCTTCTTCGAGAAGCGCGATCCCGTGTGGAAGGGGCGCTGA
- a CDS encoding acyl-CoA carboxylase subunit beta, with protein sequence MSQVDADAPPTSLLRPLVEDLHARRDRARLGGGEEKIAKQHERGKLTARERLDLLIDEGTFTELGIHARPHFSARAMDGKEAAADGVVTGYGKVNGRNVAVCAYDFTVMAGSMGMTGELKVGRLRELALTKRIPFVWLLDSAGARIQEAVGSLFAGSGHLFREEVIMSGVIPQVAALMGPCAAGTAYIPGLADFVVMVKGQGSMALAGPHLVRAAVGEDVTPEELGGSRVHCRTSGVGDMEVSSDEDCIQAIKDYLSYMPQHCEEPPPVVAPLDPPERMDEELLDVLPESNRKPYDMYGVIERIVDDGVFFDVKKQFAKTIITGFARMGGRPVGIVANQPKQLGGILDNDSADKAAKFVNLCNAYGVPLLFLMDVPGFMVGTKVEAAGIIRHGAKMLYAVANATVPKITVVVRKAYGAGYYVMCGKAYEPDLIVAWPSAEISVMGAEGAVEIIFRKQVEAADDPAAKKQELIEDFRKIIDVYIAAGNDMIDDVIDPRETRPTVIRALEMAAGKKVERPYKKSGVVPV encoded by the coding sequence ATGTCCCAGGTTGACGCCGACGCCCCGCCCACGTCCCTCCTCCGGCCGCTGGTGGAGGATCTCCACGCGCGCCGCGACCGCGCACGGCTCGGCGGCGGCGAGGAGAAGATCGCCAAGCAGCACGAGCGGGGCAAGCTCACCGCCCGCGAGCGCCTCGACCTTCTCATCGACGAGGGCACGTTCACCGAGCTGGGCATCCACGCGCGGCCGCACTTCTCGGCCCGGGCCATGGACGGCAAGGAGGCCGCCGCCGACGGCGTGGTCACCGGCTACGGCAAGGTCAACGGCCGCAACGTGGCCGTGTGCGCCTACGACTTCACGGTCATGGCCGGCTCGATGGGCATGACCGGCGAGCTCAAGGTCGGCCGCCTGCGCGAGCTCGCCCTCACCAAGCGCATCCCGTTCGTCTGGCTGCTGGACTCGGCCGGCGCCCGCATCCAGGAGGCCGTGGGCTCGCTGTTCGCCGGCTCGGGCCACCTGTTCCGCGAAGAGGTGATCATGAGCGGCGTCATCCCGCAGGTCGCCGCCCTCATGGGCCCGTGCGCCGCCGGCACCGCGTACATCCCCGGCCTGGCCGACTTCGTCGTGATGGTCAAGGGCCAGGGCTCCATGGCCCTCGCGGGCCCGCACCTCGTGCGCGCCGCCGTGGGCGAGGACGTCACGCCCGAGGAGCTGGGCGGCTCGCGCGTGCACTGCCGCACGTCGGGCGTGGGCGACATGGAGGTCTCCTCCGACGAGGACTGCATCCAGGCCATCAAGGACTACCTCTCCTACATGCCCCAGCACTGCGAGGAGCCGCCTCCGGTGGTCGCGCCGCTCGACCCCCCCGAGCGCATGGACGAGGAGCTGCTCGACGTGCTGCCGGAGTCCAACCGCAAGCCCTACGACATGTACGGCGTGATCGAGCGGATCGTCGACGACGGCGTCTTCTTCGACGTCAAGAAGCAGTTTGCCAAGACGATCATCACCGGCTTCGCGCGCATGGGCGGGCGCCCCGTGGGCATCGTGGCCAACCAGCCCAAGCAGCTGGGCGGCATCCTCGACAACGACTCCGCCGACAAGGCCGCGAAGTTCGTCAACCTCTGCAACGCCTACGGCGTCCCCCTGCTGTTCCTCATGGACGTGCCCGGCTTCATGGTGGGCACCAAGGTCGAGGCCGCGGGCATCATCCGCCACGGCGCCAAGATGCTCTACGCGGTGGCCAACGCCACGGTGCCGAAGATCACGGTGGTCGTGCGCAAGGCCTACGGCGCCGGCTACTACGTCATGTGCGGCAAGGCCTACGAGCCCGACCTGATCGTGGCCTGGCCGTCCGCCGAGATCAGCGTGATGGGCGCCGAGGGGGCGGTGGAGATCATCTTCCGCAAGCAGGTGGAGGCGGCGGATGACCCGGCGGCCAAGAAGCAGGAGCTGATCGAGGACTTCCGCAAGATCATCGACGTCTACATCGCCGCGGGCAACGACATGATCGACGACGTCATCGACCCGCGTGAGACGCGCCCCACCGTCATCCGGGCGCTCGAGATGGCGGCCGGCAAGAAGGTCGAGCGGCCGTACAAGAAGTCCGGCGTGGTGCCGGTATGA
- a CDS encoding NADPH:quinone oxidoreductase family protein, with product MRAVQVTQTTGPDGLEIADVPEPAGDGAVLIDVRAAGISFPDLLLSRGQYQLKPDPPFTLGTEAAGVVRTAPEGSGFEPGDRVAAFVFGAFADVCTGMPQMTFKLPEELSFEQGAGLVMNYHTAHFALSRRAGLREGETLLVHGAAGGVGTAAIQVGRALGARVVGVVSTEEKEMVARDAGAHEVVRADAEWPEADVVFDPVGGERLGQSLKRLKAEGRLVVIGFTEGQIPSVKVNRLLFRNVSLIGAAWGHFALERPDYVQEVATDLERMAADGHVAPVVGRTYAFDQVPQALHDLDERRAIGKLILEVDKEPSA from the coding sequence ATGAGGGCCGTCCAGGTCACGCAGACCACCGGCCCGGACGGCCTCGAGATCGCGGACGTGCCGGAGCCCGCGGGCGACGGCGCCGTGCTCATCGACGTTCGCGCGGCGGGCATCTCGTTCCCGGACCTGCTGCTCAGCCGCGGCCAGTACCAGCTCAAGCCAGACCCGCCGTTCACGCTCGGCACCGAGGCCGCCGGGGTGGTGCGCACGGCGCCCGAGGGATCCGGCTTCGAGCCCGGCGACCGCGTGGCCGCGTTCGTCTTCGGGGCCTTCGCGGACGTCTGCACGGGCATGCCGCAGATGACGTTCAAGCTGCCCGAGGAGCTGAGCTTCGAGCAGGGCGCCGGGCTGGTCATGAACTACCACACCGCCCACTTCGCGCTGTCGCGCCGCGCCGGCCTGCGCGAGGGCGAGACGCTGCTCGTGCACGGAGCGGCGGGCGGCGTGGGCACGGCAGCCATCCAGGTGGGCAGGGCGCTGGGCGCGCGCGTCGTGGGCGTCGTCTCCACCGAGGAGAAGGAGATGGTGGCGCGCGACGCGGGCGCGCACGAAGTCGTGCGCGCCGACGCGGAGTGGCCGGAGGCCGACGTGGTGTTCGACCCCGTGGGCGGCGAGCGCCTCGGACAGAGCCTCAAGCGGCTGAAGGCCGAGGGCCGCCTCGTGGTCATCGGCTTCACAGAGGGACAGATCCCCTCGGTCAAGGTCAACCGCCTGCTGTTTCGCAACGTCAGCCTGATCGGCGCGGCCTGGGGGCACTTCGCGCTCGAGCGGCCCGACTACGTGCAGGAGGTGGCCACAGACCTCGAGCGGATGGCCGCCGACGGCCACGTGGCGCCGGTGGTCGGCCGCACCTACGCGTTCGACCAGGTGCCCCAGGCGCTCCACGATCTCGATGAGCGGCGCGCCATAGGCAAGTTGATCCTCGAAGTCGACAAGGAGCCCAGCGCATGA
- a CDS encoding 3-keto-5-aminohexanoate cleavage protein, translating into MSLEDPVVITCSISGAIANRDQCPAIPYTPEEYAAEARRIVDEGGSMIHIHARTPEGTPSYEIEDFRAITGAILAEVDDVIINYSTGAIGIPVEKRLAYLRELKPDVAALNMGSMNYAKYSRRRREFVFKTVFQNPFDEIIEFLEAMNELGIKPEHECFDLGHVGSLAPLVDMGVLEPPLHVDFVMGIVGGIPPTARNLAAMADNVPEGSHWGVIGISRDQWMLVAAALTLGGSIRVGLEDNFYLPDGEMARSNGDLIAKARQMAEDVGRRPATVDEARELLGLPSKSTRREALTP; encoded by the coding sequence ATGAGCTTGGAAGACCCCGTCGTCATCACCTGCTCGATCTCGGGCGCGATCGCCAACCGCGACCAGTGCCCGGCCATCCCCTACACGCCGGAGGAGTACGCGGCGGAGGCGCGGCGGATCGTGGACGAGGGCGGCTCGATGATCCACATCCACGCGCGCACGCCCGAGGGCACGCCGTCGTACGAGATCGAGGACTTCCGGGCGATCACCGGCGCGATCCTCGCCGAGGTCGACGACGTGATCATCAACTACTCCACCGGCGCAATCGGCATCCCGGTGGAGAAGCGCCTGGCCTACCTGCGCGAGCTCAAGCCGGATGTCGCGGCGCTGAACATGGGCTCGATGAACTACGCCAAGTACTCGCGGCGGCGCAGGGAGTTCGTGTTCAAGACGGTGTTCCAGAACCCGTTCGACGAGATCATCGAGTTCCTCGAGGCCATGAACGAGCTGGGCATCAAGCCCGAGCACGAGTGCTTCGACCTCGGCCACGTGGGCTCGCTCGCCCCGCTCGTGGACATGGGGGTGCTCGAGCCGCCGCTGCACGTGGACTTCGTGATGGGCATCGTCGGCGGCATCCCGCCCACGGCCCGCAACCTGGCCGCGATGGCCGACAACGTGCCCGAAGGCTCGCACTGGGGCGTGATCGGCATCAGCCGCGACCAGTGGATGCTCGTGGCCGCCGCGCTCACGCTGGGCGGCTCCATCCGCGTGGGCCTGGAGGACAACTTCTACCTCCCGGACGGGGAGATGGCGCGTTCCAACGGCGATCTCATCGCCAAGGCCCGCCAGATGGCCGAGGACGTCGGCCGCCGTCCGGCCACGGTCGACGAGGCACGGGAGCTGCTCGGCCTGCCGTCTAAGAGCACCCGGCGCGAGGCGCTCACTCCGTGA